Proteins co-encoded in one Setaria viridis chromosome 9, Setaria_viridis_v4.0, whole genome shotgun sequence genomic window:
- the LOC117840202 gene encoding MA3 DOMAIN-CONTAINING TRANSLATION REGULATORY FACTOR 2, translating to MERGTDGVVPPKCATEDAIPPSPTLSSEEFLQFKRKATTIVEEYFSTDDVAATANELRELRVPCYHYYFVKKLVSVAMDRHDREKEMAAVLLSSLYGDVVDRPQLYKGFCKLTESCDDLSVDTPDAVDILAVFVARAIVDDMLPPAFLAKQGACLPGGCKGAEVLRRAEKSYLSVPHHGEIVLQRWGGSKRITVEEAKAKISDILEEYLAAGDRSEALRCIRDLKIPFFHHDVVKRALILAVERGGAAEGHILDLLKSASEEGVINESQITKGFDRLIDSVDDLVLDVPNARCLLKSVIHKASSEGWLCASCLKSLPPEPKKTSEVDDAAVRQFKSKAVSIIKEYFLTGDIMEVMSRLEAENPSCCSSFNAIFVQKLVNAAMDRKSREKEMASVLLSSLCMPPEHVVAGFHLLIDAAEDAALDNPAIVEDLTMFFARSVVDEVIAPSDLEAMEEDASGVKADGSTGMLALRNARALLGAKLSAERILRCWGGGGSGKAGWELDEVKDKIGRLLQEYDCSGDIREACRCIKDLGLPFFHHEVVKKALVAIIEKRGKDERLWGLLSECYSRGLITPNQMTKGFDRVADCVEDLVLDVPDAGKQLGCCVERAKKEGWLEPSFSMARPGQPLANGVCS from the exons ATGGAGCGCGGCACCGACGGCGTCGTCCCGCCAAAATGCGCCACTGAG GATGCGATCCCGCCGAGCCCGACGCTTTCTTCAGAAGAGTTCCTCCAGTTCAAGCGGAAGGCCACCACGATCGTGGAGGAGTACTTCTCCACGGACGACGTCGCCGCGACGGCGAACGAGCTGCGGGAGCTCCGCGTGCCGTGCTACCACTACTACTTCGTCAAGAAGCTGGTGTCCGTGGCCATGGACCGCCACGACAGGGAGAAGGAGATGGCGGCCGTGCTGCTGTCCTCGCTCTACGGCGACGTCGTCGACCGCCCGCAGCTGTACAAGGGCTTCTGCAAGCTCACCGAGTCCTGCGACGACCTCTCCGTCGACACGCCCGACGCCGTCGACATCCTCGCCGTCTTCGTCGCCCGCGCCATCGTCGACGACATGCTGCCACCGGCGTTCCTGGCCAAGCAGGGCGCGTGCCTGCCCGGCGGCTGCAAGGGCGCCGAGGTCCTCCGCAGAGCGGAGAAGAGCTACCTGTCCGTTCCGCACCACGGCGAGATCGTCCTGCAGAGGTGGGGCGGGAGCAAGCGCATCACGGTGGAGGAGGCCAAGGCGAAGATCTCCGACATCCTCGAGGAgtacctcgccgccggcgacaggAGCGAGGCGCTGCGGTGCATCAGGGACCTCAAGATCCCCTTCTTCCACCACGACGTCGTCAAGCGCGCGCTCATCCTCGCCGTGGAGCGCGGCGGTGCGGCTGAGGGCCACATCCTGGATCTCCTCAAATCGGCGTCCGAGGAAGGGGTCATCAACGAGAGCCAGATCACCAAAGGGTTCGACCGCTTGATCGACTCTGTCGACGATCTGGTGCTCGACGTGCCAAACGCGAGGTGCCTCCTGAAATCGGTGATCCATAAGGCTTCGTCGGAGGGCTGGCTGTGCGCGTCGTGCCTGAAATCGTTGCCACCGGAGCCGAAGAAGACCAGCGAGGTCGACGACGCGGCGGTGCGGCAGTTCAAGTCGAAGGCCGTGTCGATCATAAAGGAGTACTTCCTGACCGGCGACATCATGGAGGTGATGAGCAGGTTGGAGGCAGAGAACCCCTCGTGCTGTTCATCCTTCAACGCCATCTTCGTCCAGAAGCTAGTCAACGCCGCGATGGACCGGAAGAGCCGCGAGAAGGAGATGGCTTCGGTGCTGCTCTCCTCGCTCTGCATGCCACCGGAGCACGTTGTGGCAGGGTTCCACCTCCTGATCGATGCCGCCGAGGACGCAGCGCTGGACAACCCGGCCATCGTCGAGGACCTCACCATGTTCTTTGCTAGGTCCGTGGTCGACGAGGTGATCGCGCCGTCAGACCTggaggcgatggaggaggatgcCAGCGGCGTCAAGGCGGATGGCTCCACCGGCATGCTGGCGCTCCGGAACGCCCGTGCGCTGCTCGGCGCGAAGCTCTCCGCGGAGCGGATCCTGCGgtgctggggcggcggcggcagcggcaaggCCGGCTGGGAGCTGGACGAGGTGAAGGACAAGATCGGCAGGCTGCTGCAGGAGTACGACTGCAGCGGCGACATCCGGGAGGCGTGCCGGTGCATCAAGGATCTCGGCTTGCCCTTCTTCCACCACGAGGTGGTGAAGAAGGCGCTGGTGGCGATCATCGAGAAGCGGGGCAAGGACGAGCGGCTGTGGGGCCTCCTCAGCGAGTGCTACAGCCGCGGCCTGATCACGCCGAACCAGATGACCAAGGGCTTCGACAGGGTGGCCGACTGCGTCGAGGACCTCGTGCTCGACGTGCCTGACGCCGGGAAGCAGCTCGGATGCTGCGTCGAGCGCGCCAAGAAGGAAGGATGGCTTGAACCGTCCTTCTCGATGGCGAGGCCGGGGCAGCCACTCGCCAATGGCGTTTGTTCGTGA